The following are encoded in a window of Vicia villosa cultivar HV-30 ecotype Madison, WI unplaced genomic scaffold, Vvil1.0 ctg.004863F_1_1, whole genome shotgun sequence genomic DNA:
- the LOC131642357 gene encoding uncharacterized protein LOC131642357, giving the protein MNKALLLKWKWRILHDNEAIWQRFFKVRYPCPKLRIQDIGGKFQRSDDSIWWKDMCENKVLDDIIDNGFSGCFKCCCNNGMDVLFWINWWVGEQPLCMEFPDLFELSIAKYCSVAEVLERIDGALRWNFGGLFSAGDSHGQPHSAAAAASPNWTRFCDSVRGFSTSANGVDSFSWSLTEGKEFSVASITTAIDSDKVFAWDYNLFNSLKVLWDLKLPPKIKVFAWRFFIDRLPDCVMCGSFLESSSHLFFICQEAKTIWKYVFSWLGIPEMLNEEDLLCFNVIQDKVNCGKRRVLINFVWVATIWSLWLMRNEIIFRGEAFCFDVICSNIVFLSWRWMFCGYSKFRPTYYVWFKLPLSDTSHL; this is encoded by the coding sequence ATGAATAAAGCTCTTCTCttgaaatggaagtggagaatcctTCATGATAATGAAGCCATTTGGCAAAGATTTTTTAAGGTGAGGTATCCTTGTCCTAAATTAAGAATTCAAGATATTGGGGGTAAATTTCAGAGAAGTGATGATTCCATTTGGTGGAAAGATATGTGTGAGAATAAAGTGTTGGACGACATCATAGATAACGGTTTTTCCGGTTGTTTCAAATGTTGTTGCAATAATGGTATGGATGTTCTTTTTTGGATCAATTGGTGGGTGGGAGAACAACCACTTTGCATGGAGTTTCCGGATTTGTTTGAATTGTCTATTGCGAAGTATTGTTCGGTGGCGGAGGTATTAGAGCGGATCGACGGTGCGTTAAGGTGGAATTTTGGGGGGTTGTTTTCTGCCGGCGACTCTCACGGCCAACCACACTCAGCCGCGGCAGCAGCCAGTCCAAACTGGACTCGGTTTTGCGACAGTGTCCGGGGATTTTCTACTAGTGCGAACGGCGTTGACTCGTTCTCGTGGTCCTTAACCGAGGGCAAGGAATTCTCCGTTGCAAGCATAACAACCGCCATTGATAGTGACAAGGTCTTTGCATGGGATTATAATTTGTTTAATTCTTTGAAAGTTTTGTGGGATCTAAAGCTTCCGCCCAAGATCAAGGTATTCGCTTGGAGATTCTTTATTGATCGGCTCCCGGATTGTGTGATGTGTGGTTCCTTCCTTGAATCATCTTCCCATCTTTTTTTCATTTGTCAAGAGGCGAAGACAATTTGGAAATATGTGTTTAGTTGGCTTGGAATTCCGGAGATGTTGAATGAAGAGGATTTGCTTTGTTTCAACGTTATTCAAGATAAGGTGAATTGCGGCAAGCGAAGAGTTTTAATCAATTTTGTGTGGGTTGCAACTATTTGGAGCCTTTGGCTTATGAGGAACGAAATTATTTTTAGGGGGGAGGCGTTTTGTTTTGACGTTATTTGTTCTaatattgtttttctttcttGGAGATGGATGTTTTGTGGATATAGCAAGTTTAGACCAACATATTATGTATGGTTTAAACTTCCCTTATCCGACACTAGTCATCTTTAG